One part of the Arabidopsis thaliana chromosome 1 sequence genome encodes these proteins:
- the EMB1075 gene encoding Pyridoxal phosphate (PLP)-dependent transferases superfamily protein (embryo defective 1075 (emb1075); FUNCTIONS IN: pyridoxal phosphate binding, carboxy-lyase activity, catalytic activity; INVOLVED IN: cellular amino acid metabolic process, embryo development ending in seed dormancy; LOCATED IN: cellular_component unknown; EXPRESSED IN: 25 plant structures; EXPRESSED DURING: 15 growth stages; CONTAINS InterPro DOMAIN/s: Pyridoxal phosphate-dependent transferase, major domain (InterPro:IPR015424), Pyridoxal phosphate-dependent decarboxylase (InterPro:IPR002129), Pyridoxal-phosphate binding site (InterPro:IPR021115), Pyridoxal phosphate-dependent transferase, major region, subdomain 1 (InterPro:IPR015421); BEST Arabidopsis thaliana protein match is: glutamate decarboxylase 2 (TAIR:AT1G65960.1); Has 3259 Blast hits to 3251 proteins in 995 species: Archae - 187; Bacteria - 1878; Metazoa - 518; Fungi - 211; Plants - 249; Viruses - 11; Other Eukaryotes - 205 (source: NCBI BLink).), with product MVGSLESDQTLSMATLIEKLDILSDDFDPTAVVTEPLPPPVTNGIGADKGGGGGEREMVLGRNIHTTSLAVTEPEVNDEFTGDKEAYMASVLARYRKTLVERTKNHLGYPYNLDFDYGALGQLQHFSINNLGDPFIESNYGVHSRPFEVGVLDWFARLWEIERDDYWGYITNCGTEGNLHGILVGREMFPDGILYASRESHYSVFKAARMYRMECEKVDTLMSGEIDCDDLRKKLLANKDKPAILNVNIGTTVKGAVDDLDLVIKTLEECGFSHDRFYIHCDGALFGLMMPFVKRAPKVTFNKPIGSVSVSGHKFVGCPMPCGVQITRMEHIKVLSSNVEYLASRDATIMGSRNGHAPLFLWYTLNRKGYKGFQKEVQKCLRNAHYLKDRLREAGISAMLNELSSTVVFERPKDEEFVRRWQLACQGDIAHVVVMPSVTIEKLDNFLKDLVKHRLIWYEDGSQPPCLASEVGTNNCICPAHK from the exons ATGGTTGGATCTTTGGAATCTGATCAAACTCTTTCAATGGCCACCTTAATCGAAAAACTCGACATCTTATCTGACGACTTCGATCCAACCGCCGTAGTCACCGAACCGTTACCTCCTCCGGTAACTAATGGAATCGGAGCTGAtaaaggaggaggaggaggagaaagagagatggtTCTCGGTAGGAATATACACACAACGTCACTCGCTGTAACGGAACCGGAGGTTAACGATGAATTCACCGGAGATAAAGAAGCTTATATGGCTAGTGTTCTTGCTCGTTACCGGAAAACTTTGGTTGAACGAACCAAAAACCATTTAG GTTATCCTTATAACTTGGATTTCGACTATGGTGCGCTTGGTCAGTTACAACATTTTTCGATTAATAATCTTGGAGATCCGTTTATTGAAAGTAACTATGGTGTACACTCAAGACCTTTTGAAGTTGGTGTGTTGGATTGGTTTGCTCGTCTTTgggagattgagagagatgaTTATTGGGGTTACATTACCAATTGTGGTACTGAAGGCAACCTTCATGGCATTTTAGTCGG GAGGGAGATGTTTCCGGATGGGATATTGTATGCGTCGCGTGAATCGCATTACTCGGTGTTTAAAGCTGCTCGAATGTATCGAATGGAGTGTGAGAAGGTTGATACGCTTATGTCAGGGGAGATTGATTGTGATGATTTGAGGAAGAAGTTGTTGGCTAATAAAGATAAACCGGCGATTCTTAATGTTAACATAG gAACGACGGTTAAAGGAGCTGTTGATGATCTTGACCTTGTTATCAAAACTCTTGAAGAGTGTGGTTTCTCACATGATAGGTTCTATATTCATTGTGATGGAGCTTTGTTTGGACTTATGATGCCTTTTGTCAAACGT GCACCGAAAGTGACGTTTAATAAACCGATAGGGAGTGTGAGTGTATCGGGCCACAAATTTGTCGGGTGTCCAATGCCATGTGGTGTTCAGATAACAAGAATGGAACATATCAAAGTCCTCTCCAGTAACGTTGAGTACCTTGCTTCAAGGGATGCAACAATCATGGGAAGTCGTAACGGGCATGCTCCTTTGTTCCTCTGGTACACCTTAAACAGGAAAGGTTACAAAGGATTCCAGAAAGAAGTTCAGAAATGCTTGAGAAACGCGCATTACCTCAAAGACCGACTTCGTGAAGCTGGGATTAGCGCCATGCTTAATGAGCTTAGCAGCACTGTGGTCTTTGAACGGCCTAAAGATGAAGAGTTTGTTAGAAGGTGGCAGCTTGCTTGCCAAGGTGATATAGCTCATGTGGTGGTTATGCCAAGTGTTACAATCGAGAAGCTTGATAATTTCCTGAAAGACCTTGTCAAACACAGATTGATCTGGTACGAGGATGGATCTCAGCCTCCTTGCCTTGCATCGGAGGTAGGAACCAACAACTGCATCTGTCCAGCTCACAAGTGA